Part of the Shewanella eurypsychrophilus genome is shown below.
ATTAGGGAAAGTTCTGCCTATAGAGGCTTCGTCATTAATATTTTTAAGCATGATAAATCCCCTAGTGCTGGTGGCCGCTGGTCAGACGCATCAAGCTACCCTTGAGGCTGGCTTCTGAATCGAGTAAAAATTGACCCGAGGTGATCACAAGCTCGCCTTCGGCCAAACCATCGAGAATCTCGGCCTTGCCCTGACTTAGCATACCCACAGTGACCTGACGTGCGGTAAAGCTGTTATCTTCAAGCTTTACTATGACGCGATTCTCTTTACCCGTTTGTATGAGAGCCTCTTGAGGGATCACTAAGGCATCCTCATTGGGACCTCCGAAGATATCTATCTTGGCTAGGGTATTAGGTCTAAGTTCAATATTATGATTTTTTACCACGATTCTGACGCGCAAACTGCGAGTTACTGGGTCGAGTTCTGGATAGATATAATCTATTGCACCTTCGATACCTTTGATGCCCATCGCGGGTACTGATACTTCTGTCTTTTGACCTACTTCCAACCAGCTTTGCTCATTTTCAAATACATCGGCAATGACCCAGACTTTAGACAGATCAACAACCGACATTATCTCGGTAGCAGGTTGAATGTACATGCCGTCTCTAACGGTTAATTCTTTAACTATGCCGTCACTCTTGGCATAAAAGGGGACACGATATTGAGTCTTTTTCGATCTAGCCAATGTTTTTATCTGAGCTTGATTAAAGCCCAGAAGCTCTAGTCTTAAACCGGCTTTTCTGAGTAACTCTTCATAACTGGCATTCTTGCCTATACGTTTTAGCGTGTCTTGAGCAAGTAGGAAGTCATCCTGTGCATTGATTAGATCCGGTGAGTAGATCTCGTACAGGAGTTGGCCTTTAGTGATCTTATCGCCGACAGACTTAATGGTCAGTTTCTCGATCCAACCAGTAACCCTTGCGTGGATGTGATTGATCTTACTTTCGTCATAATCTATCTGGCCTACGGTCTGAACAAACTTCCATAGGGTATCTTTTTCAACTTTAGCGACCTTTAGGGCTAAGGCTTGTTGCATGCCACCGGAGACATTTATCTCGATCTCTTTGCTATTGCCACCGACTTCGACTTTCTCTAGGTTCATACCGCATATAGGGCAAGATCCTGGCACATCACTGATGATATGTGCATGCATGGGGCAAATATACTTTATCGTGCCACCGTCATTGAGAGAAGCTGGCTCAGCACTGTTAAATACAGTGTCTGCCGGAGTGAGAGCTTCTTGACTCATATTTTTGTGGTTCGAGTGCTCTTCTGGGATAGCCTCACTCATGTTATGGGCCGAGTGATCCATAGGCCCTCGCTCTTCTTCCTCCTCCTCTTCTACGAGGAACATATTACAGATGGAGCAGCGGCTACCCGATTCATGACTGGTTTCTTCCGGGTGCATAGGACAGACATAGGTTTTTTGTTCTGCCATAGCTGTCATAGCCATAGTGTCACTATTTTGATCTCGCTCCTTGCTACCTTCATCTAAGGTAAGGAACATGTTGCACTTAGGGCAACGGCTGCCGGGCTCATGACTCGTCACCTCTGGATGCATTGGGCAAGAGTAGCTTGCTTGCTCTTGGCTGTGGCTATGCTCTGTGTGATCGGTCACCGGGCTCTGGGCTATCAGTGACTGAGAGTGTGCTAACTGCGGGGTAACAACCATAAATAGGCTGAGCAGGTAGGCTAGTTTTTTGCGTTTGTTCATTTCAAATTGACTCATGATGCCTCATCTCCACTCAAAATTAGTGCTTGTGCTTAACTGCAGGCTTAGTGTCAGCTTTTGCCTGTATCGGCTTCAGGTTCATGCCGCATTTAGGACAAGTATCGCCTTCTTTACCTGTTATTTTTGAATTCATAGGGCAGGCGTGAGTATCAGCCTTAGCTTGCATAGGCTCAAGGTTCATGCCGCATTTAGGGCAGGTATCACCTTCACTTCCTGTGATAGCTGGATTCATTGGGCATGCGTGAGTATCAGCCGTTGCACCATGTTTATGTGCACCATCTTTATGGTGCGGGCAGTTGTCACAGCTTTGACCATTAGAGGCGCTTTTAACTGCAGTCAGGTTCATACCACATTTAGGGCAAGTATCTCCTTTTTCCCCCGTGACTTCTGGATGCATAGGGCAGGCATGATCGGCTTTCATTTCATGATGTTGAGCGTGCTTTTGCTCTTGTGAGTGCTCATGTGCAGAGACTGCTGGCACAACAGAAACTAAGATAAAGGCAGATAAAATAAGGCTAATAAGGGTTTTCATTTATAAATTCCATCATATAGGCGGCCGTCTAGGTTAGATCTAATAGATCAAAATAAGTAACGGCTAATATAAAACCAATCGCAATGAATAACAGTCTTGATTAAGCACAATAAGTCATTCGTCTGACAGACAGAACAAATTGAGCCGTTAAGAACTTAGTTAACAATCGGATCGATATTAATAATTGTTTTAAAGATATAGCTAAGCAAGTAATCAAAAGATTACTGAATTTAAGATAAATGTATCTTAAATCTTGTGTGATTAAGCTATAGGAGGTTTGATATCTTTAGCGATAGAGATTGAATGGAAATGAGGCATTTGAGTGGCCATAGCTAACTCTGAGGGACTAAATCCTGGCCAAGAAGTAGTTTCAAATAGAGTACCTGTCACTGAGATAACCAGACAATGGTTACAATCACCCTGGCAATATCCGTTGCCGTTACAGCAGCTCTGAGTTTCGTCGGGAAGCACTTCGTCGATTTGCTCTGAGTCGCAGCAAGGGGAGGTATCACTTGTCTGTTGCTCTGTATGGCAAGTAGCTCCATTTTTCATGGTCATCATCTGTGAATGATGAGAACTAGACATCATCGCTTCATGAGCTTGTGCTTTTCCGACCATAAATGATCCATTAGATAGCAGCCCTTGGCTCAGCATAGCGAGCAGGGTAAAAGCTATTAATGTATGGCGGCGAAAAAACGTAAGCATAAAGCATCCGATAATGAAGTGTGGCTAGTTTATCATGAGTAAGTAATAGTGCATTGACTGAATTCACATTTATCGAGTTAAATTCGAAATGATAACCCAATATTCATTGCCTAATGACTATTACCCATATTCACGTTAGGTAGCGCTGATGTACTGATAACATAGTATCTAGCCATTACAAGAAGTGAATGTCTTGCAATGGCATAGAAAAAGATACAAGTATTATTGCCTAGCAAGTAATAGCTTAGCCATAAGCTGGTGGTGAGTCAGCAAGGCGACGTCTTTACTGTCTCCTTGTGCACCGGTGAGGGTGATCACTGGATTATCGATAAAGTCATAGGCTTCTTCTTCAGTATCAATGACTGGGGTCATCGCCTGGTATTGCCCTTGATCTGATTCCAGAATCAGATATAAGGGGGCCGATTTGACCCATGCTCCTGAATCATCAGCATTAACTTCAAAGATATCGTGATACTTAAGCTCAATAAGGTTTTTGCCATCTGCGAGCTGGATCTGATGAGCACCAAACTTAGTTTCACCATTGATGCCTGTCACAGCAAGTGAATCGGGAAATGATACGCTTGCAGCAGACGATGCGAAGCTAGTAACGGCAGTAAGACTTGCAACGGTTAGGGCGATAGCAGTGATAAATGTTTTCATAATAGACTCCAATTGGGTACCGAGCTAAGACAGGAGTGAGTAATAAGTATCAACCAGCTATGAAGTGCTCTTCGATTTATTCAAGAGCTCAGCTTCATAGACATAGGCAATAGACTCTGTCTTATGGCATAAATAATTTATTAATCTTTGGGTGCGCAAGAGTAAAATTTTCAAGCGCCAAGCTGTAAACGGTTAAGTTAAGCGAGTCCAAATTGGAGGGGGATTTACACTAGCAAGTTCTGCTGTTTGGGTTGACCAAGACAAGGTTTGTACTGGAGCACTCGATTCAGGAGTTGTCAGAGTAAACTGAGCCTGAATCAGGATACCAGTCGTACTGGCACAATGTGATACGCAATCACCAGCAGCTATCATTTCACAAAGAGCATCACAGTCGATAAGTATATCACTGTCATTACTACTCATATTAGACACCATCATGTCACAGTCTTGCTCACCATGTTTCATGATCCCAGCTTCGTTAGAGAAGGTGGTAGCGTCTACAATGGATGATTGCATCATACTCGACGTAAGCGTTGGACTCTGCTGGATGACTGGCATTAACTCTGAACTATCGTCATGTGTCATTTCAGCGTGAGTAAATGCATGCAAAAAGCTCGGCATCGCCATCGCTGGCGTAAGCAAAAATTGCCCGACCAGTGAGATGATTAATACCAAATGTGCTAATTGCTTTGTCATTTTTCTGGTAATTCGCTAAATGAATACTGTGATGACTTAATAGACCCAGTGGATCTTAAAAAAGTTTCAAATTTTTAATTTTTTTTTCGTGATTAGGGTCAAAAAATAGCTTAATAGGACTAAAATATATCTAAACAGATATAAAAGTACTTACCTATCAACTAATTACGCGTATTTCCTTGCTATAAGTATGGCTTTCCGCTAACTTTAGCTTGTGTGAATATAATTTGAACTAAGTACAAAATTCTATTTTTCGTAAATAGAGTTAGAGCTAGATCTCATTTTGTACTTTTTCAGCCAGATCAATGAGTAGGTTCTGGTTTATAATTTGCCTTAATAGAGATGAAGTAATAATAAGTACCAATACATTGAGTATTAAGTACTAAATAAAAACCATATTTACGGAGAAGAGTGATGAACTGGCGTGCACTATTTAAACCAAGCGCGAAATACTCAATACTAGCCCTACTAGTAGTTGGTATTGTCGTTGGTGTTGTTGGCTATTTTGCTACACAACAAACTTTACACGCGACAAGTACAGATGAGTTCTGTATGTCTTGTCATAGCAATCACTCTTTGAAAGATGAAGTGATGGCATCTGCACACGGTGCAGGTCGCGCAGGTGTGACGGTTCAGTGTCAAGATTGTCACCTTCCGCATAACCCTGTTGAGTATCTAGTGAAGAAGATCATCGTGTCTAAAGACCTTTACGGTTTCTTGACTATCGATGGATTCAACACTCAAGAGTGGCTAGATGAGAACCGCAAAGAGCAAGCTGAACATGCGCTTAAATACTTTAAGAGCACTGATTCTGCGAACTGCCAACATTGTCATACTCGTATTTACGAGAATCAGCCTGAAGCGATGAAGAAGATGGCTAAGAGAATGCATGAACGCAACTTCAAGAAAGACGCTGATAAGCGTAAGACTTGTGTAGACTGCCACAAAGGTGTAGCACACGTTTATCCTAAGGGATAAGTCTTAAAGGCTTAACGCCAATATAGAATAATGTGAAAGCCCCATAGTTAACGCTATGGGGCTTTTTTATGTTTGTGCTTTCCATTGATAAAAGCAGTGGCTGCGAAGCTTATACCAATTGGTATTAAAGTGAGTTTGTACCAGCTTGTATCATTATGAGTTAATATACTACAAGGGTATTACTCATCACCTATCAGCCCTAGTAAACTAATTTCCTATTTCGCCATTTTCATCTACTGCTCAAGGGAGGTTTATGTCTAATCGTTCACCTCTTACCCGCATCGAAGGGGTATTGGACTATATCCACGACAATCTGGATAAGACTCTGTCACTGGAGGATCTAGCCGATCAGAGTTGTTGGTCAAGATGGCAGTTGCAGCGAGTATTTCAGAGCCAGACAGGCTTAAGTGTTGCTCAATATATCAGAGAGCTAAAGCTGAGCTTAGCTGCAGAACGTGTGCTTGCTGGACAAGAGCGTATGCTAGATATTGCCTATGAACTGGGTTTTAACTCCGAAGTCAGTTTTAGTCGCGCCTTTAAGCAGTTTTTTTCCTCTAGTCCAAGGGAATATAGACAGAGAGGCTTGAGAGTTGGTTTAAGAACACCTTTGGCTAAGTTATCTAAACTGGCTTCTGACTATGTTGTAGATAATGCATTTTTGCAGACACGCATTGAATATAAGCCATCTTTTATCTTCTATGGTGTCTCTTCACCTTTTAAGGGCTTACTTTCCGATAAGCCTGATTTTTCTACTATCGTGCCAGAAACCTGGCATCAGTTGCACAAGATTATTGATGCTATTAACTTGCCTGAAGTTAACTTGTTAGGGGTTATCGATACCCGCAATGAGTTTGATGAAGTCACACAGCTGAATTATTGGGCCGGTGTCACATGCATTTCCGCCCAGAATGAGGTAGATGTCGATATCAGGCTGACCAGGCTAGATATTCCTGCACAAGAATATGCGGTGGTTTCCTATGACGGTGCCGTCAGTGGCTTCGGCCATGTGGTGGAATGGTTAATCTGTCATTGGTTACCTGAGTCTGAGTACGTTGGAATTGAAGGTTTCGAATTAGAGAATTATGGGACATCATCAAAAAATGAACTCTTGGTAGAGGGGGAGACTCAATCAAGAGTTAAGATGGAATATTGGCTTCCAGTAAAGAAAAAGCGCTAGCGCTTTCAGATTTGATTAAATTGTGATGTCACTCCCGATCCTATGAACTAACTCAAAATTTACATTCATCATGCACCAAATTGTTAATTTTCTCTCCGCTAAAGCCTATACTATTCACGCCTGATAATCATTCTCATTTATATTCTCAAAGGTGAAGTTGAATTACTTAATCACTTTTGGGCGTGCTTAACCGGAATTAGTAGAGGGCTCCATGGTCTCAAGTAAGCGTAATAGGGTATTTCATCGCACAGTCTTAGCGATGGCGATCACATCTTCATTATCATTATCATTATCATTATCATTTTCAATTTCGGCTTTTGCTGCGACAGAAGATGAACTAGTGATTGAAGTTCCTCAGATGGAGACGATTACCGTACTCGGTCATGCATATCGCAATACGGCAACTAAGACCTCGCTACTTCCTGAAGATACCCCACAGGGGATCACGATTATCGACAGCGAGCTGCTCAAAGAGCGTGGTGTAAAATCGTTAAATCAGGCGCTCCGTTATGTTCCGGGCGTGACTACCGAGCAAAA
Proteins encoded:
- a CDS encoding heavy metal-binding domain-containing protein produces the protein MKTLISLILSAFILVSVVPAVSAHEHSQEQKHAQHHEMKADHACPMHPEVTGEKGDTCPKCGMNLTAVKSASNGQSCDNCPHHKDGAHKHGATADTHACPMNPAITGSEGDTCPKCGMNLEPMQAKADTHACPMNSKITGKEGDTCPKCGMNLKPIQAKADTKPAVKHKH
- a CDS encoding efflux RND transporter periplasmic adaptor subunit, with translation MSQFEMNKRKKLAYLLSLFMVVTPQLAHSQSLIAQSPVTDHTEHSHSQEQASYSCPMHPEVTSHEPGSRCPKCNMFLTLDEGSKERDQNSDTMAMTAMAEQKTYVCPMHPEETSHESGSRCSICNMFLVEEEEEEERGPMDHSAHNMSEAIPEEHSNHKNMSQEALTPADTVFNSAEPASLNDGGTIKYICPMHAHIISDVPGSCPICGMNLEKVEVGGNSKEIEINVSGGMQQALALKVAKVEKDTLWKFVQTVGQIDYDESKINHIHARVTGWIEKLTIKSVGDKITKGQLLYEIYSPDLINAQDDFLLAQDTLKRIGKNASYEELLRKAGLRLELLGFNQAQIKTLARSKKTQYRVPFYAKSDGIVKELTVRDGMYIQPATEIMSVVDLSKVWVIADVFENEQSWLEVGQKTEVSVPAMGIKGIEGAIDYIYPELDPVTRSLRVRIVVKNHNIELRPNTLAKIDIFGGPNEDALVIPQEALIQTGKENRVIVKLEDNSFTARQVTVGMLSQGKAEILDGLAEGELVITSGQFLLDSEASLKGSLMRLTSGHQH
- a CDS encoding DUF2057 family protein, yielding MKTFITAIALTVASLTAVTSFASSAASVSFPDSLAVTGINGETKFGAHQIQLADGKNLIELKYHDIFEVNADDSGAWVKSAPLYLILESDQGQYQAMTPVIDTEEEAYDFIDNPVITLTGAQGDSKDVALLTHHQLMAKLLLARQ
- a CDS encoding NapC/NirT family cytochrome c — encoded protein: MNWRALFKPSAKYSILALLVVGIVVGVVGYFATQQTLHATSTDEFCMSCHSNHSLKDEVMASAHGAGRAGVTVQCQDCHLPHNPVEYLVKKIIVSKDLYGFLTIDGFNTQEWLDENRKEQAEHALKYFKSTDSANCQHCHTRIYENQPEAMKKMAKRMHERNFKKDADKRKTCVDCHKGVAHVYPKG
- a CDS encoding AraC family transcriptional regulator, which translates into the protein MSNRSPLTRIEGVLDYIHDNLDKTLSLEDLADQSCWSRWQLQRVFQSQTGLSVAQYIRELKLSLAAERVLAGQERMLDIAYELGFNSEVSFSRAFKQFFSSSPREYRQRGLRVGLRTPLAKLSKLASDYVVDNAFLQTRIEYKPSFIFYGVSSPFKGLLSDKPDFSTIVPETWHQLHKIIDAINLPEVNLLGVIDTRNEFDEVTQLNYWAGVTCISAQNEVDVDIRLTRLDIPAQEYAVVSYDGAVSGFGHVVEWLICHWLPESEYVGIEGFELENYGTSSKNELLVEGETQSRVKMEYWLPVKKKR